The Maritimibacter sp. DP1N21-5 DNA window CTCGTTCACGATCATCGTCACCTGCTCGCGCATCTTCACCACGGAAGGGGCACGATAGACCTGCCGGAACAGAAAGCCGCGGAGCTGCTTCAGCTCTTCCCACATGCCGGGCGAAAAACGGATGAGCTGCTGGCCTGCATGGCGCACGTCCCAGGCACTCCCGGGATTGGCCTTGTTCATCAACCGGAAGCTCTCACCCAGCACATCCTCGACCATGAGGCCGAAGACCCGCCGCAGAGCTTCGTGAAAGCGCCGGTTGGCATCGAGCGTCGGGTATTTCTCGTCCACGTCGGAGAAACTGCGCGCGACCATGTCGACGGTGCAGATGTCGCGTTCGGTGATGAGTTTCGCGCGGATCGCATCGTGAAGGTCGTGGTTGTTATAGGCGATGTCGTCCGAGATCGCGGCCACCTGCGCCTCGGCACTTGCATAGGTGTCGAGCTCGAGATCGTGCTTTGCATCGTATTCCGCGAGCGCCACGGGAAGCGGGCCGGTAACCGGACCATTGTGCTTGGCAATGCCTTCGAGGGTTTCCCAGGTCAGGTTCAGACCGTCGAAATCGGCATAGTGCCGTTCAAGCGATGTCACGATCTTCAGGGCCTGCGCGTTGTGATCGAACCCGCCATAGGGCTGCATGAGCGCGTCGAGCGCGTCCTCGCCCGTGTGGCCGAAGGGCGTATGGCCAAGGTCATGCGCCAGCGCCACCGCCTCGGTCAGATGTTCGTTGAGACCGAGGGTCCCCGCGATCGTGCGGGCGACCTGCGCCACCTCGATCGAATGGGTCAGCCGGGTGCGGTAGTAATCCCCTTCGTGTTCGAGAAAGACCTGCGTCTTGTGCTTCAGGCGGCGAAAGGCCGATGAATGGATGATCCTGTCCCTGTCCCGCTGGAACGGAGAACGGAACGCGCTCTCCTCTTCGGGGTACAGTCGACCCCGCGAATTCGCCGGATCACACGCATATGTGGCTCCCATGCCCGATTGCTTCCCTTGTCGCCTCTTCTTTCCCCCCATATATTCGGCTTCAACGCCAAGTAAAACAGGGTGCCTCACATGGACCTAAACCTGCCTCCCAAAGTGACCGACCGTGCCTTTGCCCGGCTGGGCGAAATCGGCGCGGGTCAGGACGGAAAAGCGCTTCGCGTCGCGGTCGAAGGCGGCGGATGCTCGGGCTTTCAGTATGAGATCACGCTGGCCGAACCGGAAAACGGCGATCTGGTGCTGGAAGGTGCCGGCGAAAAAGTGGTGATCGACGAAGTGTCGCTTCCCTTCCTGACCGGCGCGACGATCGACTTCACCGAAGAGCTCATCGGCGCGCGTTTCGTGATCGAGAATCCCAACGCATCGAGTTCCTGTGGCTGCGGCGTGTCGTTCTCGATGTGACGCTAACGCACCCAGACCATCCCGGATAAACGTGGATCATCAAAGGTTTCCGCGCCGAAGCTCAACCTGACATCGGGAAAATCGCACAGCGCCTGAGCGCCCGTGCGCGACAGCCGTATGCGCCATGTCTGGCGCTTGCCCGGTGCGCGTTCGGCAAAGACCCGGCAGGACAGCACCGCCAGATTGGCACGCGCCCCCGGATCACGGACCGAGGTGTAGCGGATCAGGTCGCCGTCAGCCTCCCGCACCGCCTCTTCCAGCGCCTGACAGGCTGCATAGTCGACCGGATCGGTCCAGAGCGCTGCATCGTGAGCGAGCGGCGCAGAGGTCAGGTCGATCGCCCGGTCGGTCGACAGTCGCACCCCGAGCGCGGTGTAATCCGCCGGATTGGCAGGCCAAGGGGTATCGGGGCTCTCGGCATAGAACAGAAACCGGTAGAACACCATTTCCGCCACCGCCGTTTCCACTGCCTCGGCCCCATACCACACCCCTGGCGTCATCCCCGCCCGGCGAAACCGGGACCCGTGCGGATAGGGCCCGTCATAGCGAAACGGTGTCGCGAGGAGGTAATCCAGCGCCCGGCACTCGGGCGGCACGGGGGGCTTTGACTCCTCCAGGATGTCTTCGAGCACGGACTGCTCGTCCAGGCTGTCGACGAGCTTCAGGGTCGACACCCGATGCTGTGCCTCGACCAGCCGCCAGGCCCGCCCGCGCCAGGCGCGCCGTTCAGAGCGGAGCGCGTCGGGCGTCCAGGTATTGCGTGACACGCACCAGCCCCTCGACATTGCGGATCGCCTGCACCGGCGCCATGCCAAGCGCCCGGTTGTCCGCGACGAGCCAGGCACGCGCCACGGCCTCGTCGCCGCCGGTGATCGCATCGAGCGACCGAAAGAGCCGCAGGAATAGCGCCGCGAGTTCAAAGGGTTTCGAGCCGTCTTCCAGCACCCAGGCGCCCTTGGCCATGCGCGACACGGTCGGCCCCGATACGCCGATCACCTCGGCCAGCCGCGCGCCGGTCAGGCCGAGCCGCGTGGAAGCGGACAGGAGCGCCTTGGTGAGCACGGTGCCCCTGTCGGACACGGCAGCGGAATTCAGCTTGTGGATGGTCATGGCACGATCCTTTCGGGAGAAAATATAGGATACATCCTATTCATCTGCAAGCTTCAGCCGCAGCGCCCTGCCCGTTTCGCCACGCGTCCGGTGCCGCTTTGCATCCCTGACGCGTCGCAGGTCGTGCTTGCCCCTGACGTTCGCCCCGATACAACGGGCGCAGAAGGAGCGCGCCATGAGTCAGGATCCCCTCGTCATCTTCACCCCCTCGGGCAAACGCGGACGGGTCGCCGCCGGCACGCCCGTGCTTCAGGCCGCACGCAGCCTTGGCGTCGACCTTGACAGCGTCTGTGGCGGGCGCGGCATCTGTTCGAAATGCCAGGTGTCGCCGGGTTACGGTTCCTTCCCGAAGCACGGGCTGACAGTGGCGGAAGACGCGCTGACCGAGATCAACGCCGTCGAAGAGCGTTACGACCGTATCCGGGGGCTGAAGCCCGGCCGCAGGCTTGGCTGTCAGGCCCGGATCATGGGTGACTGCGTCATCGACGTGCCGGCCGAAAGCCAGGTCCACAAACAGGTCGTGCGCAAGCGCGCCGAAGTGCGCGACATCACCCTTTCGCCCACCGTGACCCTGACCTATGTGGAAGTCGCCGAGCCCGACATGCACCACCCCTCGGGCGACGTGGAGCGGTTGTTGGCCGCCCTCGCCGCCCAGCGGGCGGACAGCGACAAGGCGGGCCTCGCGCTCGATTTCCACCTTCTGCCCCGGTTGCAGAAGATCCTGCGCGACGGAAAATGGACCGTGACGGCCGCGATCCATGACGACGGCGTGACCCCGCCCCGCGTCATCGGGCTCTGGCCCGGGTTCTTCGAGGGGCCGGTGCACGGACTGGCAGTCGATCTCGGCTCGACCACCATCGCCGGACATCTCGTCCGCATCGACACCGGAGAAGTGCTTGCCTCCTCGGGTCTCATGAACCCCCAGATCCGCTTCGGCGAGGACCTCATGAGCCGGGTGAGCTACGGCATGATGAACCCGGAGGGCGCGGCCGAAATGACCCGCGTGGTGCGCGAGGGGATCGGCACACTTGTCGACGAGCTTGTGACCGAGGCGTCCATCGACCGGTCGAGCCTTCTGGACACGACCT harbors:
- a CDS encoding iron-sulfur cluster assembly accessory protein, which produces MDLNLPPKVTDRAFARLGEIGAGQDGKALRVAVEGGGCSGFQYEITLAEPENGDLVLEGAGEKVVIDEVSLPFLTGATIDFTEELIGARFVIENPNASSSCGCGVSFSM
- a CDS encoding RES family NAD+ phosphorylase; this translates as MSRNTWTPDALRSERRAWRGRAWRLVEAQHRVSTLKLVDSLDEQSVLEDILEESKPPVPPECRALDYLLATPFRYDGPYPHGSRFRRAGMTPGVWYGAEAVETAVAEMVFYRFLFYAESPDTPWPANPADYTALGVRLSTDRAIDLTSAPLAHDAALWTDPVDYAACQALEEAVREADGDLIRYTSVRDPGARANLAVLSCRVFAERAPGKRQTWRIRLSRTGAQALCDFPDVRLSFGAETFDDPRLSGMVWVR
- a CDS encoding MbcA/ParS/Xre antitoxin family protein: MTIHKLNSAAVSDRGTVLTKALLSASTRLGLTGARLAEVIGVSGPTVSRMAKGAWVLEDGSKPFELAALFLRLFRSLDAITGGDEAVARAWLVADNRALGMAPVQAIRNVEGLVRVTQYLDARRAPL
- a CDS encoding deoxyguanosinetriphosphate triphosphohydrolase, producing the protein MGATYACDPANSRGRLYPEEESAFRSPFQRDRDRIIHSSAFRRLKHKTQVFLEHEGDYYRTRLTHSIEVAQVARTIAGTLGLNEHLTEAVALAHDLGHTPFGHTGEDALDALMQPYGGFDHNAQALKIVTSLERHYADFDGLNLTWETLEGIAKHNGPVTGPLPVALAEYDAKHDLELDTYASAEAQVAAISDDIAYNNHDLHDAIRAKLITERDICTVDMVARSFSDVDEKYPTLDANRRFHEALRRVFGLMVEDVLGESFRLMNKANPGSAWDVRHAGQQLIRFSPGMWEELKQLRGFLFRQVYRAPSVVKMREQVTMIVNELFPLFMENPDYLPSEWREDVAKAADETALARIVADYIAGMTDRFAIETHGRFIGGADVRSRL